A single window of Paenibacillus sp. SYP-B4298 DNA harbors:
- a CDS encoding ABC transporter permease: MIRRLLRFGLLHAMRLASLLLALSIVSFLLVRLAPIDPVQAYVGADLLKVSEQQREEIAAYWGLDKPLPQQYLAWGGAVLRGDLGTSMTYREPVASVIADRFWPSLALMASAWLLSSVIGFAAGAIAAMNRDRWPDRLIQWYCYTLAATPAFWLGLLLLMVFSVWLGWFPLALSVPAGVPADQVTLADRMSHMLLPAIVLSISGIASVALHTRSKLSDVLDSPYVLYARARGERGLQLFWRHGLRHAALPAVTLQFAAFGELFGGAVLVEQVFSYPGLGQATVQAGVRGDVPLLLGMVLCSACFVFAGNLLADLIAQLLDPRLGQGGEGHEASMAKDE; this comes from the coding sequence CCTGCTGGTGAGGCTTGCGCCGATTGACCCGGTTCAAGCGTATGTCGGGGCGGATCTGCTCAAGGTGAGCGAGCAGCAGCGGGAGGAGATCGCCGCTTATTGGGGGCTGGATAAGCCGTTGCCGCAGCAGTATCTAGCCTGGGGCGGAGCCGTCTTGCGCGGCGATCTTGGCACCTCGATGACATATCGCGAGCCGGTGGCGTCCGTTATCGCCGATCGTTTCTGGCCGTCGCTGGCGCTGATGGCCAGTGCCTGGTTGTTGTCCAGCGTGATCGGCTTTGCCGCAGGGGCAATAGCGGCGATGAATCGCGACCGCTGGCCGGATCGCCTCATCCAATGGTACTGCTATACCTTGGCGGCGACACCCGCCTTCTGGCTGGGATTGCTGCTGTTGATGGTGTTTTCCGTATGGCTCGGCTGGTTTCCCTTGGCGCTGAGTGTTCCGGCTGGCGTCCCAGCAGATCAGGTGACGCTTGCCGACCGGATGAGCCATATGCTGCTCCCGGCGATCGTGCTGAGCATCTCCGGTATCGCCTCTGTAGCGCTGCACACACGATCGAAGCTGTCGGATGTGCTGGATAGCCCTTATGTGCTGTACGCGAGAGCGCGCGGCGAGCGCGGCCTGCAGCTATTCTGGCGGCACGGCTTGCGCCATGCAGCGCTGCCAGCCGTTACGCTGCAATTTGCGGCATTTGGCGAGCTGTTTGGCGGTGCGGTGCTGGTGGAGCAGGTGTTCTCGTATCCGGGGCTCGGGCAAGCGACAGTACAGGCGGGAGTTCGCGGCGATGTTCCGTTGCTGCTCGGTATGGTGCTATGCTCGGCCTGCTTTGTATTCGCGGGCAATCTCCTTGCGGATCTGATCGCTCAGCTCCTTGACCCCAGACTTGGTCAAGGAGGTGAGGGGCATGAAGCGAGCATGGCGAAGGATGAATAA
- a CDS encoding ABC transporter permease: MKRAWRRMNNRRRFPFHRLNRRQVAALAVLTVVLLLGTVVAAGLWLPPSGLSTQLEARNQPPSADHWFGTDWLGRDMLTRTLKGLALSIGVGLAAACCSTMLAAVLAVLATLSKLADRLVSWVTDLFLSVPHLVTLILISYLLGGGVKGVLVGISLTHWPALLRILRAELLQLRSKDYVQLSVQLGKSRRWIACNHLLPHLLPQLLTGLLLIFPHAILHEAAITFVGLGLSPHQPAIGIILSESMRYLSTGYWWLAFFPGACLLIIVRAFDRAGEHLKRLASPASSQE; encoded by the coding sequence ATGAAGCGAGCATGGCGAAGGATGAATAATCGGCGGCGCTTCCCCTTCCATCGGCTGAACCGCCGTCAAGTGGCGGCCTTAGCTGTGCTGACGGTCGTGCTGCTGCTGGGCACGGTCGTTGCCGCAGGGCTATGGCTTCCGCCGTCTGGGCTGAGCACACAACTGGAGGCGCGCAATCAACCGCCATCTGCCGACCATTGGTTCGGGACAGACTGGCTGGGCAGAGATATGCTGACACGGACGCTCAAGGGGCTGGCGCTCAGCATCGGCGTTGGTCTGGCAGCAGCATGCTGCAGCACGATGCTGGCTGCGGTGCTGGCGGTACTGGCTACTCTCAGTAAGCTGGCCGATCGTCTGGTCAGTTGGGTGACAGACCTGTTCCTGAGCGTGCCGCATCTGGTAACCCTGATTCTGATCTCCTATCTGCTAGGGGGAGGCGTCAAGGGCGTGCTGGTCGGCATCAGCCTGACCCACTGGCCGGCGCTATTACGCATCCTTCGTGCCGAGCTGCTCCAGCTTCGTTCGAAGGATTATGTGCAGCTATCGGTGCAACTGGGCAAGTCAAGAAGATGGATTGCCTGCAATCATCTGCTGCCTCACCTGCTGCCGCAGCTATTGACCGGCCTGCTGCTGATTTTCCCGCATGCGATATTGCATGAGGCAGCGATAACCTTCGTTGGTCTGGGCCTGTCTCCGCATCAGCCAGCCATCGGCATCATCCTGTCTGAATCGATGCGCTATCTATCCACAGGCTATTGGTGGCTGGCCTTCTTCCCCGGCGCCTGCCTGCTCATCATCGTGCGTGCCTTCGACCGCGCCGGGGAGCATCTGAAGCGACTGGCAAGTCCGGCATCCTCGCAGGAATAG
- a CDS encoding ATP-binding cassette domain-containing protein, which produces MTLLDIRQLSLSFSHYSGWFRRRTVESIHRLELSLGAGRLVAVVGSSGSGKSLLAHAIMGLLPRNASLAGEMLYKGEPLTPRRQEQLRGTSLMLVPQSVDYLDPLMRVGSQVTGARGGHKGEQLDRIFRRYGLEERVKRLYPHQLSGGMAKRVLTAAATLGEAELIIADEPTSGLGMQQAAAAVSRLRELADQGAGVLIITHDLEAVVDWADQIAVFYAGTIVELAPARRFAGDGSQLRHPYSRALWDALPRNGFNVLPGSQPLPGERASGGCPFQPRCLLAIPSCGGQLPPLQRDEEGWVRCIHAT; this is translated from the coding sequence ATGACGCTGCTGGACATTCGTCAGTTATCCCTTTCATTTTCCCATTACAGCGGTTGGTTCCGTCGCCGGACAGTGGAATCGATTCATCGGCTTGAGCTGTCGCTCGGCGCAGGCCGTCTCGTTGCGGTGGTCGGCTCCAGCGGCTCTGGCAAAAGTCTGCTTGCTCATGCCATCATGGGGCTGCTTCCCCGCAACGCCAGCTTGGCGGGCGAGATGCTGTACAAGGGGGAGCCGCTAACTCCCCGCCGTCAGGAGCAGCTACGCGGCACCAGCCTGATGCTGGTGCCGCAGTCGGTAGATTATCTGGACCCGTTGATGCGTGTAGGCAGTCAAGTGACAGGAGCTCGCGGGGGGCATAAGGGAGAGCAGCTTGATCGTATCTTTCGGCGCTATGGACTGGAGGAGCGGGTGAAGCGTCTATATCCGCATCAACTGTCAGGCGGCATGGCCAAGCGGGTGCTGACCGCTGCGGCAACGCTGGGCGAGGCAGAGCTGATCATTGCCGACGAGCCGACGAGCGGTCTGGGCATGCAGCAGGCAGCGGCAGCGGTCAGTCGGTTGCGGGAGCTGGCCGACCAAGGCGCCGGCGTACTGATCATCACGCATGATCTGGAGGCTGTGGTGGATTGGGCGGATCAGATTGCCGTCTTCTATGCAGGCACGATTGTTGAGCTGGCGCCAGCAAGGCGATTCGCCGGGGATGGCTCGCAGCTCCGCCATCCATACAGCCGGGCACTATGGGATGCGCTGCCGCGCAACGGCTTCAACGTCCTGCCCGGCTCGCAGCCGTTGCCGGGTGAGCGTGCTAGTGGCGGCTGCCCGTTCCAGCCACGCTGCCTCCTGGCTATACCGAGCTGCGGCGGGCAGCTTCCGCCGCTCCAGCGCGACGAGGAAGGGTGGGTGAGGTGTATTCATGCGACTTGA
- a CDS encoding ABC transporter ATP-binding protein, producing MRLEASGLGFRHAGGAWLFRSVELQLAAGTITGLMGPSGSGKTTLARVLAGYVRPTEGWVRLAGEQQLAGLAPPGRGAPNPVQFVPQHPQLAVNPRWRIRRILGEGAAPSEELLEQLGIASQWLDCYPHELSGGELQRCCVARTLACKPRFLIADEMTSMLDAVTQAQLWHAVLSMVRQERMGVLVISHHEPLLERLCERIVKLWEPPIA from the coding sequence ATGCGACTTGAAGCAAGCGGGCTGGGGTTTCGTCATGCTGGCGGTGCCTGGTTGTTCCGCTCCGTGGAGCTACAGCTTGCTGCGGGTACAATTACCGGACTTATGGGACCTAGCGGCAGCGGCAAGACGACGCTGGCGCGGGTGCTGGCTGGCTATGTCCGTCCGACGGAAGGCTGGGTTCGGCTTGCCGGAGAGCAACAGCTTGCTGGTCTTGCCCCTCCAGGACGCGGAGCGCCGAACCCGGTGCAATTCGTTCCGCAGCACCCACAGCTTGCGGTCAACCCCAGATGGCGCATCCGCCGCATCCTCGGAGAGGGGGCTGCGCCTAGCGAGGAGTTGCTGGAGCAGCTCGGTATTGCATCGCAATGGCTGGACTGCTATCCGCATGAGCTGTCGGGCGGGGAATTGCAGCGATGCTGCGTTGCCCGAACGCTGGCCTGCAAGCCGCGATTTCTGATTGCCGATGAGATGACCTCGATGCTGGATGCGGTCACGCAAGCCCAACTATGGCACGCTGTACTCAGCATGGTGAGGCAGGAGCGCATGGGGGTACTCGTCATTAGCCATCATGAACCGCTGCTGGAGCGACTATGCGAGCGGATCGTGAAGCTATGGGAGCCGCCCATTGCCTGA